A DNA window from Zingiber officinale cultivar Zhangliang chromosome 3A, Zo_v1.1, whole genome shotgun sequence contains the following coding sequences:
- the LOC122052789 gene encoding uncharacterized protein At5g01610-like: protein MDQIMNKVGSYWIGRRADKEISSVGDDINSLSSSIEGGAKWLVNKFKGKMQKPLIDLLKEYDLPIGLFPQDATHYEFNEETRKLTVFIPEVCEVGYRDSSVLRFSTTVTGYLEKGKLSDIEGIKTKVLIWAKVTCLSTEGSKIHFTTGVKKTRSRSAYEVLRGGIVVDKF, encoded by the exons ATGGATCAGATAATGAACAAGGTGGGATCCTATTGGATCGGCAGGAGAGCGGACAAGGAGATCTCCTCCGTCGGCGACGACATCAAC TCACTCTCTAGCAGCATCGAAGGGGGAGCAAAATGGTTGGTAAATAAGTTCAAAG GAAAGATGCAGAAACCACTTATTGATCTGCTGAAGGAATATGATTTGCCAATAGGCCTTTTCCCTCAAGATGCCACTCACTACGAGTTCAATGAAGAGACAAGGAAGCTGACTGTGTTCATACCTGAGGTATGTGAGGTTGGCTACAGAGATTCTTCGGTCTTGCGCTTTTCTACCACTGTGACAGGGTATTTGGAGAAAGGAAAGCTTTCGGATATTGAGGGAATCAAAACCAAAGTGCTGATTTGGGCAAAGGTAACTTGCTTATCCACTGAAGGTTCCAAAATTCACTTCACAACTGGTGTTAAGAAAACCAGGAGCCGCAGTGCATACGAGGTTCTTAGAGGTGGTATTGTGGTGGATAAATTTTAG